In a single window of the Fibrobacterota bacterium genome:
- a CDS encoding Crp/Fnr family transcriptional regulator has translation MQLPSSLRNLFEPALLAELDRRAEHRRVPEGQALLEPGQMVRTVPIVISGLVKVSRIEPDGRELFLYYVNPEETCAMTFTCCMESQPSEIRALAEEDVELLAVPVQVMDEWLAKYPSWKSFVMRTIRARFNELLRTIDLIAFQNLDQRLAAFLREKARAQASSLINLSHEAVANELATSRVVVSRLLKKLERDGKVLLFRNQIKLLGEL, from the coding sequence ATGCAGCTCCCTTCCAGCCTTCGGAACCTGTTCGAGCCTGCCTTGCTGGCGGAGTTGGACCGCCGCGCGGAACACCGGCGCGTGCCGGAAGGCCAAGCCCTGCTTGAACCCGGCCAAATGGTCCGCACCGTGCCGATCGTGATTTCGGGGCTGGTCAAGGTTTCCCGGATCGAACCCGACGGGCGGGAGCTGTTCCTGTATTACGTGAACCCCGAAGAGACCTGCGCCATGACCTTCACTTGTTGCATGGAAAGCCAGCCGAGCGAAATCCGCGCCCTCGCGGAGGAGGACGTGGAGCTTTTGGCCGTGCCCGTGCAGGTCATGGACGAATGGCTGGCGAAATACCCTTCGTGGAAATCCTTCGTGATGCGCACCATCCGGGCCCGTTTCAACGAATTGCTGCGCACCATCGATCTCATCGCCTTCCAGAACCTGGACCAGCGCTTGGCCGCCTTCCTGCGGGAGAAGGCCCGGGCGCAGGCATCCTCCCTCATCAACCTGTCCCATGAGGCCGTCGCGAACGAGCTTGCCACCTCGCGCGTAGTCGTATCCCGGCTCCTCAAGAAGCTGGAGCGCGACGGCAAAGTGCTCCTTTTCCGCAACCAGATAAAGTTGCTCGGGGAATTGTAA
- a CDS encoding RNA polymerase sigma factor RpoD/SigA has product MTFDTTDETLKRYLEDIRKTSPIDRKDEHLLFKLCREGNRGAREKLVSANMRFVLKVALQYRGCPIPLPDLVSEGAMGLIRAIESFDHSRGLKFISYAVWWIKAYITRAINEQGSLIRLPANQHLRVRKALKEKSKGKELGDDIRELIQLGEAGISFDAPLKTDTKTTYQEVLPDEKAVNPENEAEIQAVEHLAKDLLSELPEREAQVIKGLFGINHEAPQTLREVGETLNISHERVRQLRDQALRRIRKNKNKEVLREKYEGYLQALTN; this is encoded by the coding sequence ATGACCTTTGACACGACCGATGAGACCTTAAAGCGTTATCTGGAAGATATCCGGAAGACGAGCCCCATCGACCGGAAGGATGAGCATTTGCTCTTCAAGCTTTGCCGCGAAGGCAACCGCGGAGCCCGCGAAAAGCTCGTAAGCGCCAACATGCGCTTCGTGCTTAAAGTGGCCTTGCAGTATCGCGGCTGCCCCATCCCTCTCCCGGACCTCGTGAGCGAGGGCGCGATGGGCCTTATCCGCGCCATCGAGAGCTTCGATCATAGCCGCGGCCTCAAGTTCATCTCTTACGCCGTTTGGTGGATCAAGGCTTATATCACCCGCGCCATCAACGAGCAAGGCTCGCTGATCCGCTTGCCTGCCAATCAGCATTTGCGCGTGCGCAAGGCGCTTAAGGAAAAGAGCAAGGGCAAGGAGCTGGGCGACGATATCCGCGAATTGATCCAGCTGGGCGAAGCCGGCATCTCTTTTGACGCGCCCCTCAAGACCGATACCAAGACCACCTATCAGGAAGTCTTGCCGGACGAGAAGGCCGTCAATCCGGAGAACGAAGCCGAAATCCAGGCCGTGGAGCATCTCGCGAAGGACCTGTTGTCCGAGCTGCCCGAAAGGGAAGCCCAGGTCATCAAGGGCCTGTTCGGCATCAACCATGAGGCCCCGCAGACCTTGCGCGAAGTGGGCGAGACCCTGAACATCTCCCACGAACGCGTGCGCCAACTGCGCGACCAGGCCCTGCGCCGGATCCGCAAGAACAAGAACAAGGAAGTCCTTCGCGAGAAGTACGAAGGCTACCTGCAAGCGCTGACGAACTGA